TTTCAGCTGGTAACCTTGCCGGTGGAATTTAATGCTTCTAATCGTGCTGTAACTATTTTAGCCCGTGACGTGATGCTGAACCGCCAGGAGGTTCACGGCGTGAAAAAAGTGCTTTCTGCAGCAGCCATGACTTATGTTGCAGCAGCGGCAACCGCGGTGATGAATCTTGTTCGTTTGTTGGTATTGGTGAACCGAAACAGAGATTAATTTTTAGAAATTGAATATCAGGAATACACTTATGGAACGAAGAAAAACGGCACTTCTTATTTTAAGTGAATATGAAGAGCAGAAAACTTTTTTGAATCTGGCATTAAAAAACGGTCTTTCCAAATTGGGGGAAGGGCGTGCTTTTGTGACGGAATTGGTTTACGGAGTGGTTCGTTACCGCCGTTTTTTGGATGAAATCATCAATCGTTTTTCTACCACAAAAGTGAAAAAACTGAGTACTCCTGTGAAAAATATTTTGCGAATGGGATTTTATCAGTACCATTTTATGGATAAGGTGCCAGATTTTGCCATTGTGAACGAAAGTGTTAAATTAACAGCCAAATTTGCCTATAAATCCAAAGGACTTGTGAATGCAGTTTTAAGAAAAGGGCTGACGGATGCGCCAAAGGATATTTCGGTGGCGGTAAAAGAATCCTTTTCCGATGAGGTGTATGAGTTATTGCATTTGCAATACGGTGATCAAACAGAACAGTTACTTTCTGACCTCAATCAAAAAGTGCCTTTGGCACTCAGATACAATCACCAACGTTTCTCCTCCGTCGAAGAAGCAAAAACACAATTAGACGATTGTGAAAGATATGGTGATGTGCTGTTACCTCAAAAGGTTGATAACCTATCTATGCTGATTGAAAATGGCGATTTCTCCGTACAAAGTGTTTCTTCTCAGTGGGCAGTACGGGTGTTGGACCCCAAAAAGGGAGAACGGATTTTAGACTGTTGTGCCGCACCCGGAGGGAAAACTGCTTATATAGGAGAATTGATGCAAAACGAAGGAGAGCTTGTTGCCACGGAGCTTTATCCTCACCGTTGCGAGCTGATTGAGAAAAACCTGAGCCGATGTGGTATTACGATTGCCACCGTGGAAGAAGGAGATGCTTCCTGCAAAACCTTCTCCGAAAAATTTGACCGCATTTTAGCGGATGTACCCTGTTCAGGACTCGGTGTGATAGGAGGAAAGCCTGATATCAAATGGAGAGATTTCGGTTTTTCAGACCTGGTTGCATTGCAAAAACAAATTTTAAACAATATGGCAAATGCATTAAAGCAGGGTGGAGTGATGGTATATTCCACCTGCACTGTCAATCGGGACGAAAATGAACGCCAAATTGAATGGTTTTTAAGAGAACATCCCGAATTTTCTTTGGAGCCGTTTCAGATGAAGCTTGGCGAAACCTCTTACGGAGAAAGCGGAATGGCGCAGATTTTGCCAAACGGCATTACCATCGGTTTCTTTATTGCAAAGTTGAGAAAGAATGAAATAATAGGATGTGGTTGATTTGAAAAAAGTGCCCCTTTGGGATGAAAAGCAGGAAGGTATTTGTGCCTTTTGCGAATATGCAAATGTATTGGCAGACGGTGAGCAGGTCATCTGCAACAAACGAAAAAACCTGTATTCTGCATCCCATACCTGCAAAAAGTTTAAATTTGATATACTAAAGAAAGATGTCCGCCGTCAGAGAATGCCGGAATTCAAAAAATTTAAAAAGGAACAGTTTGAGTTGTAAAATGTCCTCAAAAAAGCGGAAAAACAGATAAAAAACCGAAAAACAAAGAAAACCATCGAAAAGCAGAGAAAATGAACGAAAAACTTTGTTAACTTAAAATAAAACCAAATAAATAGCATTGAAAACAATCGCGCAGAGTGATATACTCACTCAAGTACAAATGTTTTCGAGGTGTGGACAATGCTAAAAAATCATGAATACTACGTTGTAGACAAACTTGCCGTACCGTCGGTGTTAGCAAAAACTTTAGCTGTGAAGAAGATTCTGGAAAACAATCCGGATATGAAAGTTTCAGATGCGGTAAAACGGGAGGATTTGTCTCGAAGCGCCTTTTATAAATATAAGGATATGATTTTCCCGTACAATTCCTTAAAGGCAACCCGTATGGTTACCTTTTTTATGGAATTATCCGATGTAGCGGGGATTTTATCCCAGGTGTTGAAGGTTATAGCGAGCCATGGTGCAAACGTGTTAACCATCAACCAGAACATTCCTATGGACGGAAAGGCAACTCTTTCTATTTCCATAGATACCTCCGGAATGGAGAAAAAACTGGAAGCTTTGGAAAATAAGCTTTCTACCATAGAAGACATCAGTAAATTTACTGTAATTATCAGTGAATAGAGCAAGAAATGAGGAACAAGTTGTTATGTTGAAAGTAGCAGTATTAGGCTACGGTGTTGTGGGAAGCGGTGTGTGTGAAGTTATCCGCACCAATGCCAAGTCTTTGTCTGAAAAATTAGGCGACTCTGTGGAAGTAAAATATGTGTTAGACATCAAAGAAGTGGATTCATCCGATCCGGAAGCCGCAAAAATCACCAAGGATTTTTCTGCCATCTTAAATGATCCTGAAATTTCAGTGGTGGCAGAGGTTATGGGCGGTGCCACTTTTGCATATGATTACACAAAACAGCTTCTTCTGGCAGGCAAACACGTAGTAACCTCCAATAAAGAACTGGTGGCAACTAAAGGCACCGAGCTTTTACAGATTGCCAAAGAAAAAAATGTGAACTACTTATTCGAAGCAAGTGTTGGTGGCGGTATTCCGATTATTCGTCCCTTATACAGTTGCCTTGCAGCAAATGAAATCAATCGTATTACCGGTATCTTAAACGGTACCACCAATTATATTTTAACCAAGATGTTCCGGGATGGTTCCGATTTTGAAACCGCTTTAAAAGAAGCACAGGCGAAAGGATATGCAGAGCGTAATCCTTCTGCAGATGTGGATGGCATTGATGCTTGTCGTAAAATTGCCATTTTATCTTCTTTGGTATTTGGCAAAGAAGTGGAATGTGACAAAGTGAAAACTGTTGGAATCACCGGTATTACCGCAACTGATGTTGCTTATGCGGAAAAAATGGAATCTGTCATTAAGTTAATTGGTCAGGCAGAGTTGAAAGACGGAACAGTTTATGTGTCTGTGGAACCGAGAGTCATCAAAAAAGGAACTCCTTTAGCTTCTATTGACGACGTGTTCAACGGCATTATGGTTAACGGAAATGCTATTGGCGAAGTGGTATTCTACGGACCCGGGGCAGGGAAGTTGCCTACT
This region of Oscillospiraceae bacterium genomic DNA includes:
- the rsmB gene encoding 16S rRNA (cytosine(967)-C(5))-methyltransferase RsmB, with translation MERRKTALLILSEYEEQKTFLNLALKNGLSKLGEGRAFVTELVYGVVRYRRFLDEIINRFSTTKVKKLSTPVKNILRMGFYQYHFMDKVPDFAIVNESVKLTAKFAYKSKGLVNAVLRKGLTDAPKDISVAVKESFSDEVYELLHLQYGDQTEQLLSDLNQKVPLALRYNHQRFSSVEEAKTQLDDCERYGDVLLPQKVDNLSMLIENGDFSVQSVSSQWAVRVLDPKKGERILDCCAAPGGKTAYIGELMQNEGELVATELYPHRCELIEKNLSRCGITIATVEEGDASCKTFSEKFDRILADVPCSGLGVIGGKPDIKWRDFGFSDLVALQKQILNNMANALKQGGVMVYSTCTVNRDENERQIEWFLREHPEFSLEPFQMKLGETSYGESGMAQILPNGITIGFFIAKLRKNEIIGCG
- a CDS encoding ACT domain-containing protein; its protein translation is MLKNHEYYVVDKLAVPSVLAKTLAVKKILENNPDMKVSDAVKREDLSRSAFYKYKDMIFPYNSLKATRMVTFFMELSDVAGILSQVLKVIASHGANVLTINQNIPMDGKATLSISIDTSGMEKKLEALENKLSTIEDISKFTVIISE
- a CDS encoding homoserine dehydrogenase gives rise to the protein MLKVAVLGYGVVGSGVCEVIRTNAKSLSEKLGDSVEVKYVLDIKEVDSSDPEAAKITKDFSAILNDPEISVVAEVMGGATFAYDYTKQLLLAGKHVVTSNKELVATKGTELLQIAKEKNVNYLFEASVGGGIPIIRPLYSCLAANEINRITGILNGTTNYILTKMFRDGSDFETALKEAQAKGYAERNPSADVDGIDACRKIAILSSLVFGKEVECDKVKTVGITGITATDVAYAEKMESVIKLIGQAELKDGTVYVSVEPRVIKKGTPLASIDDVFNGIMVNGNAIGEVVFYGPGAGKLPTASAVVADIIDCLRNDRNREYFWSHAEADFVAKSDENFGCYLIRTEQAEEIFKTLPIAEEVSVVDGEVGLVTKEIREKELQKILPYAISYMKLA